In a genomic window of Octopus bimaculoides isolate UCB-OBI-ISO-001 chromosome 25, ASM119413v2, whole genome shotgun sequence:
- the LOC106881859 gene encoding macrophage migration inhibitory factor — MPICLLRTSLPRTGIPKAFEKHLSNKIAEMLGKPIEKMSVIVHSDLAFCRSGSYDPAAFLEIRAIDVITASTTPKYTQIMVDYLSLNLSLPKERVYLQYVPLDKTHIGSGAP, encoded by the exons ATGCCGATTTGTCTATTGAGAACAAGTTTGCCCAGAACTGGAATCCCGAAAGCATTTGAGAAACACCTTTCAAATAAAATTGCCGAGATGCTTGGAAAACCGATCGAA AAAATGAGTGTTATTGTGCACAGTGACTTAGCCTTTTGTCGTAGTGGTAGCTATGATCCTGCAGCCTTCTTGGAGATACGAGCTATCGATGTGATTACTGCTTCTACAAcacctaaatacacacagatCATGGTGGACTACCTCAGTCTCAACCTATCTCTGCCTAAGGAAAG AGTATATCTCCAGTATGTTCCCCTTGACAAAACACATATTGGATCTGGCGCTCCCTGA